A portion of the Osmia lignaria lignaria isolate PbOS001 chromosome 15, iyOsmLign1, whole genome shotgun sequence genome contains these proteins:
- the mh gene encoding DNA-dependent metalloprotease SPRTN isoform X2, whose translation MTSCAGVCSFHPRNRQCIIALSAPLLKLRPRKDLIETLLHEMIHGYLFLTNNNRDRDGHGPEFCKHMNRINKEAGTKITIYHSFHDEVRLYQQHWWRCNGPCQKRAPYFGTVRRAMNRAPGPSDFWWKEHQQTCGGQFIKIKEPENFKAKGSKKVTSTPKNTSPASNIFTWLTKTPPPNTGLKSLPDNQKSLDEFKKLGNNTNNVHGWGTRGPNTVNNSQRSNSSNTTSVSNIPKFSSSGVLGGSNTGKSNLLNKFFDTHRSKTGAVFSKKAIDLPIVNLTTKKSNNNNNNQSSKEPEVKFVECPICGTFILNNDINKHVDQHLIAKDEETKKKEVSSQGKMNNFSLVQKRKNDTPIFSNKQPKLITVENSRKTNCPVCSKPFELASINEHLDKCLLEIDEQANNSVTNLDDTNDKNESIISISSTSSTGSSPKDSHFTPKLMKNNATETTSHNCLVCNAYIPSGMSLIDHLEDCIGNVFNDDLSLSTDCDNEEISEISSEILIDQNDKYPCPACMQLISKSLMNQHLDVCLKST comes from the exons ATGACAAG CTGTGCTGGTGTATGCAGTTTCCATCCTAGAAATCGACAATGTATAATTGCACTTAGTGCACCATTATTGAAACTTAGACCAAGAAAAGATCTTATTGAAACTTTATTG CATGAAATGATTCATGGATATTTATTTCTCACAAATAATAACCGTGATAGAGATGGACATGGTCCAGAATTTTGTAAACACATGAACAGAATAAATAAAGAAGCAGGAACAAAAATAACT ATATACCATAGCTTTCATGATGAAGTTAGATTATATCAACAACATTGGTGGAGATGCAATGGTCCCTGTCAAAAAAGAGCTCCTTATTTTGGTACTGTACGTAGAGCCATGAATCGTGCACCAGGTCCATCTGATTTTTGGTGGAAAGAACATCAGCAAACTTGTGGTGgtcagtttattaaaattaaggaACCAGAGAATTTTAAAGCAAAAGGTTCAAAGAAAGTAACATCTACTCCCAAAAATACTAGTCCAGCAAGCAATATATTTACTTGGCTCACAAAAACTCCTCCACCTAACACTGGACTGAAATCACTACCAGATAATCAAAAGTCATTAGATGAATTCAAAAAACTTGGAAATAACACAAATAATGTTCATGGGTGGGGTACAAGGGGGCCAAATACTGTAAATAATTCACAGAGATCTAATAGTTCTAATACTACTTCAGTTTCTAATATACCTAAATTCTCTTCTTCTGGAGTTCTTGGTGGTTCTAATACGGGAAAAAGTAATCTATTGAACAAGTTTTTTGATACTCATAGATCTAAGACAGGTGCTGTATTTTCAAAAAAAGCAATAGATTTGCCAATTGTCAATCTAACaacaaaaaaatcaaataataataataataatcagtcATCAAAAGAACCAGAAGTAAAATTCGTGGAATGTCCAATATGCGGTACTTTTATATTGAACAATGACATAAATAAGCATGTAGACCAGCATTTAATAGCAAAAGatgaagaaacaaaaaagaaagaagttagTTCACAagggaaaatgaataatttttcacttgtacaaaaaagaaaaaatgatacccctatattttcaaataaacagccaaaattaattacagtagaaaattcaagaaaaactAATTGTCCTGTGTGTAGTAAACCTTTTGAACTTGCAAGTATAAATGAACATCTCGATAAGTGCCTTTTAGAAATAGATGAGCAAGCTAACAATTCAGTTACTAATTTAGATGATACAAACGATAAAAATGAAAGCATAATTTCTATAAGTAGTACATCCAGTACTGGTTCATCTCCAAAGGATTCTCATTTTACCCCAaaacttatgaaaaataatgCGACTGAAACTACCTCACACAATTGTTTAGTTTGTAATGCCTATATTCCATCTGGGATGTCGTTAATCGATCACCTAGAAGACTGTATTGGGAATGTTTTTAATGATGATTTATCATTATCCACTGACTGTGATAACGAAGAAATATCAGAAATATCCTCAGAAATATTGATTGATCAGAATGATAAGTATCCCTGCCCTGCTTGTATgcaattaatatcaaaatcactTATGAATCAACATTTAGATGTATGCCTTAAAAgtacataa
- the dock gene encoding SH2/SH3 adaptor protein dock isoform X2, which yields MAAMKHGKTSQDDVCYVVAKYDYGAQGAQELDLRKNERYLLLDDSKHWWRVQSARGQAGYVPSNYVKKEKPSLFDSIKKKVKKGSGSKTLPSSNSPSRAVESPIMARRLPADPSEAIGTAVVKYNYQAQQADELSLVKGTRILILEKSNDGWWRGQSGTQAGWFPSNYTQEEGDADDTLHTYAMAENVLDIVVALYSFSSNNDQELSFEKGDRLEILDRPPADPEWYKARNSQGQIGLVPRNYLQELSEYLTQPYRERGMTSSEISTGDSLERRPDPGDRPHLIGKPWYYGSISRSQCDTLLNQHGHDGDFLIRDSETNVGDYSVSLKAPGRNKHFRVHVEGALYCIGQRKFHTLDQLVDHYQRAPIYTNKQGEKLYLVRPLPKGNPSSNGC from the exons ATGGCAGCCATGAAGCATG GCAAGACAAGTCAGGACGACGTATGTTATGTTGTCGCCAAATATGATTATGGAGCACAAGGTGCTCAAGAGTTAGATTTACGTAAAAATGAACGTTATTTACTTCTCGATGATTCGAAACATTGGTGGAGAGTACAAAGCGCAAGGGGTCAAGCTGGCTATGTGCCAAGTAAttatgttaaaaaagaaaaaccatcCCTTTTTGACAGCATCAAAAAAAAGGTCAAAAAGGGCTCTGGTTCGAAAACTCTTCCATCCAGTAATTCACCATCTAGAGCCGTTGAATCTCCTATAATGGCCAGGCGTTTGCCTGCCGATCCAAGCGAAGCGATAGGAACGGCAGTTGTCAAATACAATTATCAAGCACAACAAGCGGATGAATTATCACTCGTCAAAGGCactagaattttaatattagaaaaaagtAACGATGGCTGGTGGAGAGGTCAAAGTGGTACCCAAGCAGGCTGGTTTCCATCAAATTATACTCAAGAAGAAGGAGATGCCGATGATACTCTTCACACATACGCAATGGCTGAAAACGTTCTTGATATTGTTGTGGCTCTTTATTCGTTTTCTTCTAACAATGATCAGGAACTATCTTTTGAAAAGGGTGATCGTTTGGAAATCCTTGACCGTCCACCGGCAGATCCTGAATGGTATAAAGCGAGAAACAGTCAAGGACAAATAGGTCTGGTACCACGTAATTATCTTCAGGAACTAAGCGAATATTTAACCCAGCCATATCGTGAACGAGGAATGACAAGCAGTGAGATTAGTACAGGTGATTCTCTTGAAAGAAGGCCAGACCCCGGCGATAGACCACACCTTATTGGAAAACCTTGGTACTATGGTAGTATTTCACGTTCTCAATGTGATACACTACTGAATCAACATGGTCATGATGGTGACTTTTTAATTAGAGATAGTGAAACAAAC GTGGGAGATTATTCAGTATCTTTGAAAGCTCCAGGACGTAATAAGCACTTTAGGGTACACGTGGAAGGAGCGTTATATTGTATTGGTCAAAGAAAATTCCATACACTAGACCAATTGGTAGACCATTATCAACGAGCGCCTATTTATACTAACAAGCAAGGTGAAAAGTTATACTTGGTGCGCCCATTGCCAAAAGGCAACCCCAGTAGCAATGGTTGCTAG
- the drongo gene encoding arf GTPase activating protein drongo isoform X1: MMASAKRKQDEKNLKILRELVSQPGNKECFDCHQRGPTYVNMTIGSFVCTSCSGMLRGLTPPHRVKSISMATFTQEEIDFIKERGNEYCRRIWLGLMNSNSPQTLDTKDEQKMKDLMSAKYELKRYYLDPSMANQNSNQNSNQKLQSSNQTNIPRVPHSGTSTLSSISTQKINNSESVNSNNFSTDFVADFSKVPDPFITTTTPTNKLSQPIVPQPFFANFDNNPVFNSPKNTNIESSSPFSQTTGNSTNIMNANGTYIPPSEDRYAALKDLDSLMKQTQLKDDTPATLNTSTWNSNNASNSVWNVGNQTTNVISNPFVTGDLWRPSANVVNNNTQSIDTSIYNPVNPFKPAQFPINNDPQWVGIGSSNNRDVIQFSQLMTNKVWQPTLPAYHANPFMVGSGVSNMTRNSNNPFL, from the exons ATGATGGCGTCCGCTAAAAGAAAGCaagatgaaaagaatttaaaaatattgcgCGAGCTGGTCTCGCAACCCGGTAACAAAGAATGTTTCGACTGCCATCAGCGAGGTCCTACTTACGTCAACATGACAATCGGTTCATTTGTCTGTACCTCTTGTTCTGGTATGCT GCGGGGCTTGACACCACCACACAGAGTAAAATCTATTTCTATGGCAACATTTACACAAGAGGAAATAGATTTTATAAAGGAACGTGGTAACGAATATTGCAGAAGAATATGGTTAGGCTTGATGAATTCAAATTCCCCTCAAACTTTAGATACAAAAGATGAACAAAAAATGAAGGATCTTATGAGTGCAAAATACGAGCTTAAGAGATACTATTTGGATCCGTCCATGGCAAATCAAAATTCTAATCAAAACTCCAATCAAAAATTGCAGTCGTCGAATCAAACCAACATTCCAAGGGTTCCTCATTCTGGAACATCAACATTATCTTCTATATCAACTCAGAAAATAAACAATTCTGAGTCAGTAAATTCTAACAACTTTTCGACAGATTTTGTAGCTGATTTCAGTAAAGTTCCTGATCCATTTATTACTACTACAACGCCTACGAATAAACTCAGTCAACCGATTGTACCTCAGCCATTCTTCGCCAATTTCGACAACAATCCTGTTTTTAATAGTCCTAAAAATACAA ATATCGAATCCTCAAGTCCGTTTAGTCAGACTACAGGAAATTCTACTAACATAATGAATGCAAACGGAACATATATACCTCCATCCGAAGATCGTTATGCGGCACTCAAAGACTTAGACTCTTTAATGAAACAAACTCAACTGAAAGATGATACTCCAGCAACATTAAATACATCCACATGGAATTCTAATAATg CTTCAAATTCAGTTTGGAATGTAGGAAATCAAACTACAAATGTAATTTCAAATCCTTTTGTAACTGGTGATTTATGGCGACCATCAGCTAATGTAGTTAATAATAATACACAATCCATTGATACCTCCATATATAATCCTGTTAATCCTTTTAAGCCAGCGCAGTTTCCTATAAATAATG ATCCACAATGGGTAGGTATTGGATCATCTAATAACAGAGATGTAATTCAATTTAGTCAATTAATGACAAATAAAGTGTGGCAACCAACTCTTCCAGCATATCATGCTAATCCTTTCAtg GTCGGTTCTGGTGTGAGTAACATGACAAGAAATTCGAACAATCCTTTCTTATGA
- the drongo gene encoding arf GTPase activating protein drongo isoform X2, which yields MATFTQEEIDFIKERGNEYCRRIWLGLMNSNSPQTLDTKDEQKMKDLMSAKYELKRYYLDPSMANQNSNQNSNQKLQSSNQTNIPRVPHSGTSTLSSISTQKINNSESVNSNNFSTDFVADFSKVPDPFITTTTPTNKLSQPIVPQPFFANFDNNPVFNSPKNTNIESSSPFSQTTGNSTNIMNANGTYIPPSEDRYAALKDLDSLMKQTQLKDDTPATLNTSTWNSNNASNSVWNVGNQTTNVISNPFVTGDLWRPSANVVNNNTQSIDTSIYNPVNPFKPAQFPINNDPQWVGIGSSNNRDVIQFSQLMTNKVWQPTLPAYHANPFMVGSGVSNMTRNSNNPFL from the exons ATGGCAACATTTACACAAGAGGAAATAGATTTTATAAAGGAACGTGGTAACGAATATTGCAGAAGAATATGGTTAGGCTTGATGAATTCAAATTCCCCTCAAACTTTAGATACAAAAGATGAACAAAAAATGAAGGATCTTATGAGTGCAAAATACGAGCTTAAGAGATACTATTTGGATCCGTCCATGGCAAATCAAAATTCTAATCAAAACTCCAATCAAAAATTGCAGTCGTCGAATCAAACCAACATTCCAAGGGTTCCTCATTCTGGAACATCAACATTATCTTCTATATCAACTCAGAAAATAAACAATTCTGAGTCAGTAAATTCTAACAACTTTTCGACAGATTTTGTAGCTGATTTCAGTAAAGTTCCTGATCCATTTATTACTACTACAACGCCTACGAATAAACTCAGTCAACCGATTGTACCTCAGCCATTCTTCGCCAATTTCGACAACAATCCTGTTTTTAATAGTCCTAAAAATACAA ATATCGAATCCTCAAGTCCGTTTAGTCAGACTACAGGAAATTCTACTAACATAATGAATGCAAACGGAACATATATACCTCCATCCGAAGATCGTTATGCGGCACTCAAAGACTTAGACTCTTTAATGAAACAAACTCAACTGAAAGATGATACTCCAGCAACATTAAATACATCCACATGGAATTCTAATAATg CTTCAAATTCAGTTTGGAATGTAGGAAATCAAACTACAAATGTAATTTCAAATCCTTTTGTAACTGGTGATTTATGGCGACCATCAGCTAATGTAGTTAATAATAATACACAATCCATTGATACCTCCATATATAATCCTGTTAATCCTTTTAAGCCAGCGCAGTTTCCTATAAATAATG ATCCACAATGGGTAGGTATTGGATCATCTAATAACAGAGATGTAATTCAATTTAGTCAATTAATGACAAATAAAGTGTGGCAACCAACTCTTCCAGCATATCATGCTAATCCTTTCAtg GTCGGTTCTGGTGTGAGTAACATGACAAGAAATTCGAACAATCCTTTCTTATGA
- the LOC117608386 gene encoding E3 ubiquitin-protein ligase RNF25, with the protein MSDTIIDERVTDEIEALKAILLDDELNIKENERGEPECIETVLFPSTGEDSQSQYVCVTLIVQLPMGYPDISPTISLRNPRGLDENTVRLMQSDAEAKCNDFIGQPVMFELIELIREHLTRSNLPTDQCAICLYGFREGDEFTKTECYHYFHSHCLAAHVAAAERYYREEQEKLPQWQQDTTNKFQAICPVCRESINCDVESLWSAPPPIDVEAATDFSVTAELRELQKQMAALFLRQQQRGGIIDLEAEGIKMLVRTEDEPGATTEGLNPPGTSLNAYSNQNMQSVNHMQMPQSKQPSHQTRNHTQLHHSYHGHRNRGRGRAHYRRQFDKVRQTESTPR; encoded by the exons ATGTCAGACACGATAATAGATGAAAG AGTGACTGACGAAATCGAAGCATTAAAGGCGATTCTACTTGACGATGAGTTAAACATAAAGGAAAACGAAAG aggTGAACCAGAATGCATTGAGACTGTGTTATTTCCATCTACTGGGGAAGACTCTCAATCTCAATATGTTTGTGTAACATTAATTGTTCAATTACCTATGGGATATCCAGATATATCACCTACTATTAGTCTTAGGAATCCTAGAGGATTAGATGAAAATACAGTAAGGCTTATGCAATCAGATGCAGAAGCAAAATGTAATGATTTCATAGGCCAACCAGTTATGTTTGAACTTATTGAG TTGATCAGGGAACATCTTACAAGAAGTAATCTTCCAACTGATCAGTGTGCCATATGCTTGTATGGTTTTAGAGAAGGAGATGAATTCACAAAAACAGAATgttatcattattttcattcgCATTGTTTAGCAGCACATGTAGCTGCTGCAGAAAGATATTAtagagaagaacaagaaaaattGCCACAGTGGCAGCAAGATACTACTAATAAATTTCAA GCTATATGTCCTGTATGTCGAGAATCAATTAATTGTGATGTAGAAAGTTTATGGTCTGCTCCACCTCCGATAGATGTTGAAGCTGCAACAGATTTTTCAGTTACTGCAGAATTAAGAGAACTGCAAAAACAAATGGCAGCATTATTCTTAAGACAACAACAAAGGGGTGGTATAATTGATCTAGAAGCTGAGGGAATAAAAATGTTGGTAAGAACAGAAGATGAACCTGGTGCTACTACCGAAGGACTTAATCCACCTGGAACCAGTTTAAATGCATATTCCAATCAAAATATGCAATCTGTTAACCATATG CAAATGCCGCAGTCAAAACAGCCATCACATCAGACAAGGAATCATACACAATTACATCATAGTTATCATGGGCATCGAAATAGAGGTCGTGGACGAGCTCATTATCGGCGTCAATTTGACAAAGTTAGACAGACGGAATCTACTCCCAGATGA
- the dock gene encoding SH2/SH3 adaptor protein dock isoform X1, producing MAAMKHVVIIPLSKTSQDDVCYVVAKYDYGAQGAQELDLRKNERYLLLDDSKHWWRVQSARGQAGYVPSNYVKKEKPSLFDSIKKKVKKGSGSKTLPSSNSPSRAVESPIMARRLPADPSEAIGTAVVKYNYQAQQADELSLVKGTRILILEKSNDGWWRGQSGTQAGWFPSNYTQEEGDADDTLHTYAMAENVLDIVVALYSFSSNNDQELSFEKGDRLEILDRPPADPEWYKARNSQGQIGLVPRNYLQELSEYLTQPYRERGMTSSEISTGDSLERRPDPGDRPHLIGKPWYYGSISRSQCDTLLNQHGHDGDFLIRDSETNVGDYSVSLKAPGRNKHFRVHVEGALYCIGQRKFHTLDQLVDHYQRAPIYTNKQGEKLYLVRPLPKGNPSSNGC from the exons ATGGCAGCCATGAAGCATG TTGTGATTATCCCTTTAA GCAAGACAAGTCAGGACGACGTATGTTATGTTGTCGCCAAATATGATTATGGAGCACAAGGTGCTCAAGAGTTAGATTTACGTAAAAATGAACGTTATTTACTTCTCGATGATTCGAAACATTGGTGGAGAGTACAAAGCGCAAGGGGTCAAGCTGGCTATGTGCCAAGTAAttatgttaaaaaagaaaaaccatcCCTTTTTGACAGCATCAAAAAAAAGGTCAAAAAGGGCTCTGGTTCGAAAACTCTTCCATCCAGTAATTCACCATCTAGAGCCGTTGAATCTCCTATAATGGCCAGGCGTTTGCCTGCCGATCCAAGCGAAGCGATAGGAACGGCAGTTGTCAAATACAATTATCAAGCACAACAAGCGGATGAATTATCACTCGTCAAAGGCactagaattttaatattagaaaaaagtAACGATGGCTGGTGGAGAGGTCAAAGTGGTACCCAAGCAGGCTGGTTTCCATCAAATTATACTCAAGAAGAAGGAGATGCCGATGATACTCTTCACACATACGCAATGGCTGAAAACGTTCTTGATATTGTTGTGGCTCTTTATTCGTTTTCTTCTAACAATGATCAGGAACTATCTTTTGAAAAGGGTGATCGTTTGGAAATCCTTGACCGTCCACCGGCAGATCCTGAATGGTATAAAGCGAGAAACAGTCAAGGACAAATAGGTCTGGTACCACGTAATTATCTTCAGGAACTAAGCGAATATTTAACCCAGCCATATCGTGAACGAGGAATGACAAGCAGTGAGATTAGTACAGGTGATTCTCTTGAAAGAAGGCCAGACCCCGGCGATAGACCACACCTTATTGGAAAACCTTGGTACTATGGTAGTATTTCACGTTCTCAATGTGATACACTACTGAATCAACATGGTCATGATGGTGACTTTTTAATTAGAGATAGTGAAACAAAC GTGGGAGATTATTCAGTATCTTTGAAAGCTCCAGGACGTAATAAGCACTTTAGGGTACACGTGGAAGGAGCGTTATATTGTATTGGTCAAAGAAAATTCCATACACTAGACCAATTGGTAGACCATTATCAACGAGCGCCTATTTATACTAACAAGCAAGGTGAAAAGTTATACTTGGTGCGCCCATTGCCAAAAGGCAACCCCAGTAGCAATGGTTGCTAG
- the LOC117608417 gene encoding uncharacterized protein LOC117608417, whose protein sequence is MDNLSDSFKGELDSVTSTDSLQLVTDEFCIRHLSTPDVSNIELSKRVALLELENERLRMDLENMRIELNARIAANEGLKGKITELYVEMQLVLQEKQKLQNTLTDVNNRLDASEASTKWYQSQVHGLQASKKTLQLEVDTYQGILQQRQQTIANINARYKQLNMDYTELLQKHQKEKQNLEHEVRSLKTQNQTNSNSESEDRCITSSSPDVSTKLELTEDELRNTKAELKTLEKRLLGNEVSKTLMENTLTKQRLLITTMEENIQRCETEKNQTADSLRKTQLEIQKLHSKNEALQTTLLSSKQEQSQIEDAIFQLRLQLTKMIAQYKLLKTKNTEAEEKLNSMQDIINENKRLKTLSYEANSALIRKLRQEKRKVKHLENKLHGIQIKGHLNNMKGKMEVSLQECLKQVLIRNKDLKDQLKALTKNSDESIDEGYGDSSIVSSVSVDIPSPNSINPVLLNTASSVLLQCKDFCKPVQIELDHLRLKLIKLKECTI, encoded by the exons ATGGATAATTTGTCAGATTCGTTCAAAGGTGAACTAGATTCTGTTACATCAACAGATTCTCTGCAATTAGTAACAGATGAATTTTGTATCAGACATTTGTCAACACCTGATGTTTCAAACATAGAGTTGTCAAAACGTGTTGCTttattagaattagaaaatgAGAGGCTCAGAATGGATCTAGAAAATATGCGCATTGAACTGAATGCTAGAATTGCAGCAAATGAAGGTCTTAAAGGAAAGATAACTGAATTGTATGTGGAGATGCAGTTGGTACTCCAAGAAAAACAAAAACTGCAAAATACTTTGACAGATGTCAATAATCGTTTAGATGCATCAGAAGCATCTACAAAATGGTATCAGTCTCAAGTACATGGGTTACAAGCAAGTAAGAAAACTTTGCAATTAGAAGTTGATACGTACCAGGGGATATTGCAACAAAGGCAACAAACTATAGCAAACATAAATGCTAGATATAAACAACTAAATATGGATTATACTGAACTTCTTCAAAAACATCAGAAAGAGAAACAAAATTTAGAACATGAAGTACGAAGCTTAAAAACACAAAATCAAACAAATAGTAATTCAGAATCAGAAGATAGGTGTATAACATCTAGTTCTCCAGATGTATCTACAAAGTTGGAATTAACAGAAGATGAATTACGAAATACAAAAGCAGAATTAAAAACATTAGAAAAACGGCTGTTAGGCAATGAAGTTTCCAAGACATTAATGGAAAATACATTGACCAAGcaaagattattaattacaactATGGAAGAAAACATACAAAGGtgtgaaacagaaaaaaatcaAACTGCTGATTCTCTTCGCAAAACGCAGCTCGAAATTCAGAAATTGCATTCTAAAAATGAAGCATTGCAGACTACTCTGCTTTCTTCCAAACAGGAACAAAGTCAGATAGAAGATGCAATCTTCCAATTGCGATTACAATTAACTAAAATGATCGCACAGTATAAACttctaaaaacaaaaaatacagaagctgaagaaaaattgaattcaatgcaggatataataaatgaaaacaaaCGGTTAAAAACGTTGTCGTACGAAGCTAATAGTGCTCTTATTAGGAAACTTCGACAGGAAAAACGTAAAGTGAAGCATTTGGAAAATAAACTCCATGGTATCCAAATTAAgggacatttaaataatatg aaagGCAAGATGGAAGTTTCTTTACAAGAGTGTCTAAAGCAGGTTTTAATTAGAAACAAA GATTTAAAGGATCAATTGAAGGCACTTACAAAAAATTCAGATGAAAGTATCGATGAAGGATATGGTGATAGCAGTATTGTTAGTTCTGTTTCTGTAGACATTCCATCACCGAATTCCATTAATCCAGTATTATTAAACACAGCTTCTAGTGTTTTATTACAATGTAAGGATTTCTGTAAACCAGTACAAATAGAACTTGACCATCTACGATTAAAACTTATCAAGTTAAAAGAATGCACCATATAG
- the mh gene encoding DNA-dependent metalloprotease SPRTN isoform X1: protein MIKSKDCDFELAYKLHQQENRFGLTENAILPANKNGGNYKPRTLIDQTLELIDPTPNIHTLFVQFNERFFWNVLLPVEVKWSSRMTSCAGVCSFHPRNRQCIIALSAPLLKLRPRKDLIETLLHEMIHGYLFLTNNNRDRDGHGPEFCKHMNRINKEAGTKITIYHSFHDEVRLYQQHWWRCNGPCQKRAPYFGTVRRAMNRAPGPSDFWWKEHQQTCGGQFIKIKEPENFKAKGSKKVTSTPKNTSPASNIFTWLTKTPPPNTGLKSLPDNQKSLDEFKKLGNNTNNVHGWGTRGPNTVNNSQRSNSSNTTSVSNIPKFSSSGVLGGSNTGKSNLLNKFFDTHRSKTGAVFSKKAIDLPIVNLTTKKSNNNNNNQSSKEPEVKFVECPICGTFILNNDINKHVDQHLIAKDEETKKKEVSSQGKMNNFSLVQKRKNDTPIFSNKQPKLITVENSRKTNCPVCSKPFELASINEHLDKCLLEIDEQANNSVTNLDDTNDKNESIISISSTSSTGSSPKDSHFTPKLMKNNATETTSHNCLVCNAYIPSGMSLIDHLEDCIGNVFNDDLSLSTDCDNEEISEISSEILIDQNDKYPCPACMQLISKSLMNQHLDVCLKST from the exons ATGATAAAGTCAAAAGATTGTGATTTTGAATTAGCATATAAATTACATCAACAAGAAAATCGTTTTGGATTGACAGAAAATGCAATTTTACCTGCAAAT AAAAATGGAGGGAATTATAAGCCCAGAACATTAATTGATCAGACTTTAGAACTAATTGATCCAACTCctaatatacatacattatttgtacaatttAATGAACGTTTCTTTTGGAATGTTTTACTTCCTGTTGAAGTTAAATGGAGTAGTAGAATGACAAG CTGTGCTGGTGTATGCAGTTTCCATCCTAGAAATCGACAATGTATAATTGCACTTAGTGCACCATTATTGAAACTTAGACCAAGAAAAGATCTTATTGAAACTTTATTG CATGAAATGATTCATGGATATTTATTTCTCACAAATAATAACCGTGATAGAGATGGACATGGTCCAGAATTTTGTAAACACATGAACAGAATAAATAAAGAAGCAGGAACAAAAATAACT ATATACCATAGCTTTCATGATGAAGTTAGATTATATCAACAACATTGGTGGAGATGCAATGGTCCCTGTCAAAAAAGAGCTCCTTATTTTGGTACTGTACGTAGAGCCATGAATCGTGCACCAGGTCCATCTGATTTTTGGTGGAAAGAACATCAGCAAACTTGTGGTGgtcagtttattaaaattaaggaACCAGAGAATTTTAAAGCAAAAGGTTCAAAGAAAGTAACATCTACTCCCAAAAATACTAGTCCAGCAAGCAATATATTTACTTGGCTCACAAAAACTCCTCCACCTAACACTGGACTGAAATCACTACCAGATAATCAAAAGTCATTAGATGAATTCAAAAAACTTGGAAATAACACAAATAATGTTCATGGGTGGGGTACAAGGGGGCCAAATACTGTAAATAATTCACAGAGATCTAATAGTTCTAATACTACTTCAGTTTCTAATATACCTAAATTCTCTTCTTCTGGAGTTCTTGGTGGTTCTAATACGGGAAAAAGTAATCTATTGAACAAGTTTTTTGATACTCATAGATCTAAGACAGGTGCTGTATTTTCAAAAAAAGCAATAGATTTGCCAATTGTCAATCTAACaacaaaaaaatcaaataataataataataatcagtcATCAAAAGAACCAGAAGTAAAATTCGTGGAATGTCCAATATGCGGTACTTTTATATTGAACAATGACATAAATAAGCATGTAGACCAGCATTTAATAGCAAAAGatgaagaaacaaaaaagaaagaagttagTTCACAagggaaaatgaataatttttcacttgtacaaaaaagaaaaaatgatacccctatattttcaaataaacagccaaaattaattacagtagaaaattcaagaaaaactAATTGTCCTGTGTGTAGTAAACCTTTTGAACTTGCAAGTATAAATGAACATCTCGATAAGTGCCTTTTAGAAATAGATGAGCAAGCTAACAATTCAGTTACTAATTTAGATGATACAAACGATAAAAATGAAAGCATAATTTCTATAAGTAGTACATCCAGTACTGGTTCATCTCCAAAGGATTCTCATTTTACCCCAaaacttatgaaaaataatgCGACTGAAACTACCTCACACAATTGTTTAGTTTGTAATGCCTATATTCCATCTGGGATGTCGTTAATCGATCACCTAGAAGACTGTATTGGGAATGTTTTTAATGATGATTTATCATTATCCACTGACTGTGATAACGAAGAAATATCAGAAATATCCTCAGAAATATTGATTGATCAGAATGATAAGTATCCCTGCCCTGCTTGTATgcaattaatatcaaaatcactTATGAATCAACATTTAGATGTATGCCTTAAAAgtacataa